tcacatcccactttaagtaatccctatgccatccagtgctctgtgattagtaaaggattgcttaagctggGATGTAGATGGgagaaagaagtttgaaaaccactgttttaatcgtacctaattgacttgttatgtgcacggtttcacaactccaaaggagatgggccaatgacaatttttctcaagccaaatatttcagtcacaatggggtctagagcagtgattctgaaccttcccttcccatccacatctcaccttaagcaatcctttactattcacagagtaccagtggcatagggattacttaaagtgttttgtgagtggaaaaaggttgagaacgactggCTCATTGTCAAAATTCTTGTGGCAGCCAGAGCgacatttgtaaaaaaaaatctatgaataaacttaattgaattaaaaagtcaACGAAATAGATAATACATATTCACAGTGATGCTCGTGGAAAtaaagtgcagacagtcctttggtTGGTGTTGGAACAGTCCACGATAGGTGCAACATaggaaggttcaagagtctgatagctgttggaaagatcCCGGCTGTTGAGCCTCAGAGGTTCTTGTCTTCAGGCCTCTGTAACTCCTGCCTGAAGGTAACAGCAAGAAGAGTTTGTGACTGGCTGTGCGATGGGAAACTTCGCAAGGGCTTCAATTCTGTAATTGAAGATCCCATTATTTTTCCATGAAACTAACATGCACTTTTAGTGCAAGAAAGTCTGATGAAACTCCGAGTGGAgaataaaaagcaaaataaaatcaaaagtgAAACATAATCCTTGAGCTTGAAAAATGTTAAATATGAATGACAGAACCATCCGTCGGGGGGTTGGCGAGACTGTTGTTTCCCCTGTGTCCATGGGGGATTTTTCAGGACTCCTTTGTTGTTAAACTTGGATTCTGGCTGCAACCAGAATTTCAGAAGGAGATCATTTAATATTCTATGCCTCAACGTTGCAGTAAAGCAAGGCTCCCTGGCAGCTCGGGACCCTGAAGATAGGTAGCAAATAAAATTTTAATCATCTTGCAGATATCAGAACTGAGGCAAAGATATTTAACTAACATTTTGCGCctgagaaaaaaaatataaacgTGCCACGACAGTTAGGTTACAATGTAAGCAACTGaacaaagagaaacaaagttcACTTCCTACAACTTAACCATTTTTTATTAGTACATTCCCACTTAGGATATCGTACATCAGGGAAAGGGTTTTAAACTCGGCCAGCGCCAAcatgggcatcaatcttcactccattatgGACACCTTTAAGAGGCGGTGtcccaagaaagcagcctctatcctcaaggacccccatgcacccaggccatgccctcttctcattgctcccatcaggaacctgaagacgggCACCCAGTTcccgtccaccatcagatttctgaatggacaatgagccatagacactgcctcacttttttctcaaggttgtatgtattgtcatgtatgtactttgacaataaatctgaacctgaaTATCCCTATTGGAcctacctccaccaccacccctgctaTGCACCACCCGTGTAAAAAATGCTTACCTCTGGCAACTCACCTAAacgttcctccactcatcttaaacagacaCCCTCTGATATTGCTATTGACCTAagaaaaagattcaagattcctttattgtcacgaaATTGACTTAAGCCTGCAGAGTCCCCATTACAGTCCGATGCCCCTtatagtaagagagaaagaagcaaaagagttcctgagtgtccatggattaatCTCCAGCGTTCCTACACCTGACTCCTACTCAATCTATCGGTGTGGAGCTCCAGATCCAGATGTCTGATTCGATCTGGAAGCCCttcaggagtccttcttgccctcacccacctcttgaatcccagttctgatacttgATTCTCaatagccagtctccagcagactgcCGCCTGTGTGGGGCCCCCGACCATGAACCAGATcgcagcccatgtgggtccttcagccccttgctggtccgctgccatggtcatggtcctctgcttctccttctcaaaggggggggggtgaaacggGGGAacggggtgttctccctgtttctggtgccctacgcTGATCCACTGCTTCcctagagtctgcagcccctcgtggccactgccgaGTACGGGCGAAGCCCCCCGGTGCAGGATTTTAATATAAAATGCTgatggttcctttaacaggctgtttaaatccTGTATGGAGCTGCCAGCATTAGAACTGGGTGCCCAAATCCTTCAGAGCCACGCatcagcagcagtgctgccattctTTTATAGCGTCTgactttttgggagataaattgggtcagggaggtcacatacaaacactttaaaacagactttatttaaaatactggagctttgcccaagagacttcaccaatggattcttgtttgcaaaaaggcaacagatgaaagagcttgtcagagctgcagactgtctggaTTGCAACTtgatgttctaagaaggtcatgtggctttgcaagcagagagagtcaaagaggctttctctctgagagagaaagagaccgaGATTAGTTctacagtgatacaaccagcagcagcaactgggactggaacaggacaaactggcaagcttgtggaaaaccccattttggaagatgggttgtgagtgcttagttcagcctggtcagagCCCTTGTCGTTCATGCaaggggagaggactggctgcctaatgtttcacttggaataagtgaaactaaaaggcactctgtggtgacctgaaagaaagaggttatcatctggagaaacctgagggggcaagttttgtcagtaagacactgaggtgactgatggaagtacatcagttgtggatgtcctggaacaacaaatctctctctgaaaactgacaagagtcTTCCTGAGtgggaaccatttacctttcaagcaccaaagcctggtgaactttataaatgttaaattctgcgcacagtattacaattgcctgcaaccagtgaacttggaggaatgagaagtgagattggactgtgaaccaaagaacttttctaaacttacacacgcgcacttagaattagaagggggttaagttaggttaaagtgtggttctgttttcatgtttaaagataattaaaagcaatttttgtttatgtaaccatttgtcttgattgctgctgggttttggggtcctctaggctggTAACATCCCTCCTATCTAAATCCCCCTAATCTTTATACAcacctctgttaagtcacctctcatactTCATCTCTGCCAAGAGCAAAACCTTTGTTCTGTTGACCTTGTTTCATAAGCTGTGTTCTTCAATCCAAgcaaaatctcttctgcaccctctctaaagcctcTACATTTTATAATGAGGCTCCTGGAACTGAACAGAGtaattattaactgaatatttattattaaatgtgaatatttattgccccTTTTTAATTCAATGAAGTAGATTACTGTTGCTTTTTTTGTAGTTTGTTTTACAAAGTTCCTATTCAGCTGGGGCAAGTAAGAATCTCTGTTCATACGTACAGGTGACAGACAAGCGCCAGCAGTCCAGGTttcaatccagcactgtctgtcaggagctttcacgttctccctgtgtctgcgtggaattTCTCTgaggggggctccggtttcctcccactgctcaaaaccTACTGCCGTTGTTGTAggtgggtggcacggttgacatagtggttagagcaacgcctttacagcaccagtgatcaggaccggtcCGATGTTCGATTCCCAAGCTGTTGGTAAGgaactctccccgtgtctgctctCCGGGGGCTCtgtttttctcccaccatttgaaatgtaccggggctgtaggttaacggggtgtaaattggccagTACGGATTCGTGGGCcgcaatggcctgttaccgtgttgtatgttttaaattaaaacatttaaaatttaattgggtgtaattgggcggcatgggctcgtgggccaagacgacctgttgccgtgctgtatgtctcaatattAAAATGCATTGcacaatgtacatgacaataaatcttatgaTTTTAATTATCTGCCCATCAACCTGTCCTAACCTGGATACATCCAGCACTTCCCAACTCCTGCCTCACTTCTCCTCCCCTTTGGACTCTTAGTCCTGATGCATCCTGCCCAACAGGAAAGGTCCCTTGCCCGTCAACAGATTCTGCTCCACCCCCGACTCTTCCAGCAATCtgaggtgggtggggtgggggtggggtgggaagtcATCCTGATaccagatttcttgtcagagtacatgcacgccatcacatacaaccctgagattcgttttcccgcaggcgaggcagaattactggtCGTGAATAAAAGATAAGCATGTAaacgaataaagaaatgtaaacaaattgtgcaatttgGAGAGAAAACAAGTACAAAAgttcttaagtgagtccctgattgagtttgtcattgaggagtctgatggtggaggggtagcggctgcgtgcagttttggtctccttatctgagtaAGGATATCCTCGCTATGAAGGGGATGCAGGGATGGAAGgatgcatatgaagaaaggttggatagactaggcttgtattctctggaagattgaggggggatcttgtagaaacatataaaattcttaagggtttagacagactagatgaaggtaggttgtttccaatccTGGGATAAACCAGAGCCAGGGATCACAGaataaggataagggggaagttttttaggactgagatgaggaaacatttcttctctcagagggtggtgaatctgtggaattctttgccacaggaagtcgttgaggccggttccttgttgATATTTAAGAGTCGGTTAGATtcggcccttgtggctaaggggatcagggggtatggggagaaggcaggaaccgggtactgatcagccatgatcatattgaatggtggggtaggCTTGAAAGGCCAATGGcccactcctgcacctattttttgtTTCCTGAACCGGGCGGTACGAGTTTTGTGGCATCTAcccctctttactgatggcagcagtgagaacagaatgctGGGCGGTGATGATCGCCCCTGCCCTCCGACCCTGTtctggatggcagggagggtttttgcctgtgatgcccaaggcgatgtccactaccttttgcagggcttcacGCTCCGAGGGGGTATATTgaggtgggtggggtggtggaggggagtCTGTTCCCAGACCAgaccctttttttccccaggggTGGGGAATAGTTTCCCCTGAAATCAAGTATTTAATTCAGCGGTGGGGTGGGTTGGAACAGCTTGGGTTTTGAAAACAAAAGCAGACGGGAGGGGTGGAGCGTTGGCAGGCGCCAGGGCTGGACTCGTGTTATCCGTGAGGATGTCCCTGGGGGTCAGCGGCCAGGGACCAGCGCCGGCTATAAAGCAGCGGGCGGTGCGAGGATCCGAACGACTTGCGTGAGCAGAGCGTCGGCGACTATGAGCTCAGGCGAGGAGCGCGGACCCTACGACCAGCTGGTCAGCCCCCTGGTCTACGGGCAGCGGTTCGACACCCACCTGCGCAAGGCAGCGCTGCCCGACATCTTCCAGGCGGTCGACCCGGCGGCGGTGCGGCGGCTCTTCGAGCGGGCGGGCGACAAGAAGGCGGAGGAGCGAGCGCGGATCATCGGCTCGGACCAGGGCTGCGAGGAGATCAGTCGAGCCCTGCTGATGCTCCGGGTCCGGCGGCGGCTGAAACTCGCCCGGCTGCTTCGCGCCGGCTGGAAAGCGGTGAAAATCTTCTCGTAGAtcgacctgggggggggggggaacttccCCGAAAAAAACTTTGCAAAAAGTTTGGGAAAACTTTCCCGAAAAACAAAAAACTTTGCAAAAAGTTTGGGAAAACTTTCCCGAAAAACAAAAAAAGTTTGGGAAAATTTCCCCGAAAAACAAAAAAAGTTTGGGAAAATTTCCCCGAAAAACAAAAAACTTTGCAAAAAGTTTGGGAAAACTTTCCCGAAAAACAAAAAAAGTTTGGGAAAATTTCCCCGAAAAACAAAAAACTTTGCAAAAAATCTGGGAAAACTTTCccgaaaaacaaaaaaaactttgcAAAAAGTTCGGATCACTTGTTTCAAAATGGAATGGAACTTTTGCATCTCATAGATGCGGACATCAAGGGGATGTTGAAAGCCCCTTCCAGGAACTGTTAGCAAAAAATGGACGGAGTTGGAGAACTTTTAAAGGACTTTTACAAACCAAGAAATACTCAGGAAGAAGACGGTCATACTGCTGAGGCTGGCGTTGGCGAATAATACTGTGATCCCATAATTTAATAAACCTTGTAAACTCTACTGCTATATCGTGGCTGTTTCTTTAAGTCCTGTGTgcagagtgaagggggtggggtggggtgggggtggagtaagtttaggggagacattgagGGTAAGGTTTCTTTGACACAGAGAgttgggggtggtggaggctggggaCAATATTGGATATTATGATGAGCGAGaaaaggtttagttttttttaggtCAGTACagcattgagggctgaaaggcctgtgcaCCTGTTCGAACCTACTATCCAGGATTACAGCTCACTCCTCCTTAGCAAGTGCACCTGAAAGGTTGGATTTAAATCATTTCTCACTTTCATGCCTGTTGTCTTGCTCGACTGGTTGCCACAAAGGTGAGGCCGAGGGAacgtacagaagaaccttgctgaccCAGATCCAGGTTGAGGAAATggcaggaagggggggggggggggtcatagggtatgagttatcagtgggtgggccagctccataacTATATATAATGGAAGAAACATCTCCACAATACCCATTGACAAATTAGGGTGCATCTTAAAGAGGGCAACGACATTTAGAATTTAACCCAGCCAGTCGATGAGAGGGTCTATGGGATTGGGGTGAAAATGTTGGAGCGTTAttgatttccccccctcccctgggAAACATTTCAAAGCCCTGTTTGGTTTATAAAGGCATGGTGAATGTGGACaaaggggtgatggtggaagtgatTCAGAGGGACACGaacgtgctgcagaaactcagagaCCTCTTGGagaaaggctcaggccagaaacatcaaGGGCTTCCTATGGACCGGCTGAACCTCTCCAGTACTTTTTTGTGCACTGCAGGAGTCCCCAGCCACTGCAGATTTTATTCTTCTAGAGGGTGTAAATTTCATTTTACATTTAAGAGAGATGCACCAGTTAACCTTCATAAAACTAAAAGTGGCAGATATGACAGCAGTTTTTAAGAGGCAGGCACATAAATAAAGGGATGCTGATCATGGGCAGGGAGATGGGATTCATttggattggcatcatggtcagtgATGATGGGTGGAAGGGTTATCCCTcatgttcctgttaaatcttcttcaccttaaacccatgtcccctGCTCTGGGCGAAAGACTCTGCATTCAGTCCTCTCATGATCTGTCCACCTCTATGAGATCGCCCCTCAACCTcctgcgctccagggaataaagccccagccagCTCAGTCTCTCCCTGTAAGCTCAGGCCCGCAAGGCCTggccttgtaaatcttctccgcgCACTCTGGGATACATCACAGTTACTGGAATGGTTAGCGATTTGGGGTACAATGCCAGCCAGCGATCCAGGTACAAATCCGGCAGTGACCGcacaatctccccatgtctgtgtgggttctccaCTTCCCCGTGCCCGCCCCcccgttcaaaacatacgggggttgtaggttgggcggcatgggctcacgtcccaatttaaatttaaatcacctTGGCTGAAAGAATCCCACACACCAATTTAGCACAAGTTGGAAGAGACAGAATAATTTTTAATTCGATGTCAATAAGGTATTTTGTATAATGAAGGACAATGCGCACacctgccggagaaactcagcaggtcgtgcacaGGAAGGAAAGAGCGACCAACGTATTGTATTCACAAAGGTGTTGCTTGAGGTTTATTGTTAAATGTGACAGCCAGTTTGAATTGCATACCCAGGTTTCGGGAAATTTTGCTGCTATTTTTCTGTCACGGgctattttaaatatttacttGTTGAATTGTGGGATGGGATTTCAGCCAATCAACATTACTGACCTATTGCCAGTCACCTTATAGTTGGAAAAGGACCATACCTGTGGTTAACAATAATAATACTGCCTGGTATTAAATATGACAATATTACCACAGTATAAATGTTCAAAGATGAAGCCAATAACACCACGATTGGAAGAGGAATGGATTAACCATGCCATGAAGTGCATAACGCATTCAGAAACCATGATAATTGAGTGGCTTGTCTCTCACCCCCACAGTTTTATAATGTTAGTGGTTGCAGTGGGTAGGGAGAGGAGGTGTTGGCTGAATTGTGGGTTTCCATCAACTAGAAGTCTCAAACAACCTGGTCAACACGGTTGGCGTGGCAATTAGCacaacgccagcgatcgggaccagggtgtgaatcccgcgctgtctgtaaggagttctccccgtgtctgcgtgggttttctccaggagggtggctccagcttcctcccacctttcaaaaaacgGATCGGGGtcgtaggttcattgggtgtaaattgggcagcaagagctcgtgggccgaaatggcccgttaccatgctgtcggtcaaaatttaaaattaaaaaaaatttaattaatctTTTGAGGGGACATGGGAGATGGCAGATGCtataatctggagcaacaaacaatttgctggaggacaatacacagacgtgctggagaaactcaggaggtcatccagcatccataggaagtaggataatcaacgtttcgggcctgggcctttCGACAGGTACCTgctggaggtcatgttgcaactctacaaatctctggtgagaccataatatcatgttcagttctggtcacctctttataggaaggatgtggaagctatggagatggtgcagaggagattcaccaggatgttgtctggattggacaataagtcatatgaggcaaggttagcagagctgggtcttttctctttagagtgtagaaggaagggaggagacttaatagaggtctacaagattatgagaggcacagatagggtggacagccagcgcctatttcccagggcaggagtagcaaacaccaggacatctgtacaaattgaagggaggaaTATTTAGTGGAGGAATtttgggcaagtttttttacacagagagctgtggatgTCTGGAATGTCTTGACTGGAATAGTGCTGGAGGCTGAAagactgggggcatttaagagactcttagacaggctcatggatgaaatagaaatagaaatagagggttatgaggtaggaagggtttagcttTTTAAGTAGGTTTGTATTGGTCGGtataacatcatgggccaaagggctgtcattaactttaaatttaatttagcatCAGGACCGTGAGCTGTCACCATCTAGCTGGTGGCATGGAGTCTGATGCTGATTCTCGCAAAGTGAAGGCGCTTAAGAATTCGAAATGAGGCTTTTGACCCACATGGTCATGGGTTGGGAGAGTCCATTGACCACATAATGCTGCTCTATGAAGCTATAGAAGTTGCTGGGGAGAACACTGTGCCTTCCACttgcagtgacccaggttcggtCCTGACCTCGGACACTGACTGGGTGGAGTGTGCACGCTCCCTCCCCCTGCCCGCGCCCATGTGCGGCAGCTGCGGCTGGTTGGAGGTCGATGGTACCTTGCTACTTACCCCTGGGTGTAGGTGAAAAGGGGGGGGTATGCTGCAGAATGggatgaatgggagcagggatgGATCTCATGAGCTGGGAGTTAATGTAGGTGTTGGCACTCAATGTAATATGTCACTTCCCAACCCATGAAAGGGGTCATGACATCATCAGTCATTGCTTTGAAGAGGTTGGCGCTGTTTCAGGGACCTAGAACATCCCCATGGCTGAAACACTAGCATACTGAGCCTGGGTTAATTCAAGCTTTCCCCTTTTTCTCTGTGCAGTCTACCAAAAATTACAACTTGGGCGGCGCAGTTTGCACAGCGTTTAAGCACAGcgctgtcacagcgccagtgaccagggttcaaatccaccgcagcctgtaaggagttggtacgctctccccgtgtctgtggttTCCTCGCGCCCTTCAAAAGAGAAACGTACCGAGTTTGTAGGTCAGTTAGCCAGCACGTGCTGGTGGGCCGGTGTTTCcgggctgtaggtctaaattgaaaaaaataaagccTCT
Above is a genomic segment from Narcine bancroftii isolate sNarBan1 chromosome 2, sNarBan1.hap1, whole genome shotgun sequence containing:
- the LOC138752427 gene encoding transcriptional and immune response regulator-like, with the protein product MSSGEERGPYDQLVSPLVYGQRFDTHLRKAALPDIFQAVDPAAVRRLFERAGDKKAEERARIIGSDQGCEEISRALLMLRVRRRLKLARLLRAGWKAVKIFS